A single window of Narcine bancroftii isolate sNarBan1 chromosome 1, sNarBan1.hap1, whole genome shotgun sequence DNA harbors:
- the c1h5orf63 gene encoding glutaredoxin-like protein C5orf63 homolog: MYLHHFTNLGKQSKPILKFLSRRMFGVKEDLPILTLFTKESCTLCEEAKEVLEPHRHRFILQEVDIMDPKNSVWFERYKYDIPVFHINGQFLMMHHVNLKILERKLLKLEQKSNETVLTVTTSESCKTLNSQKATN, translated from the exons ATGTATTTACATCATTTTACAAATCTTGGTAAACAATCAAAACCCATATTGAAATTCTTATCAAGAAGGATGTTCGGAGTCAAGGAAGATTTGCCCATCTTAACACTGTTTACCAAG GAGTCATGTACACTTTGCGAAGAAGCCAAAGAGGTTTTGGAGCCCCATCGACACAGG TTCATCCTCCAGGAGGTAGACATTATGGATCCAAAGAATTCTGTCTGGTTTGAGAGGTACAAATATGACATTCCAGTTTTCCATATAAATGGACAGTTTCTGATGATGCATCATGTCAACTTGAAAATCCTGGAGAGAAAGTTGTTAAAATTGGAACAGAAGAGTAATGAAACT GTACTGACAGTGACAACTTCTGAAAGTTGTAAAACACTTAATAGCCAAAAGGCAACAAATTGA